In a genomic window of Rhododendron vialii isolate Sample 1 chromosome 12a, ASM3025357v1:
- the LOC131311239 gene encoding uncharacterized protein LOC131311239 isoform X3, with translation MVEIIGFINTHVHTSQQLARGIADDVDLITWLHDRIWPYESNMTEEDSYVSTLLCGIELIHSGVTCFAEAGGQHVSGMARAVEQLGLRACLTESIMDSGEGLPASWDIRATDDCIQSQKQLYKKHHNTADGRIRIWLGIRQIMNSTDRLLTETRDAAKELKTGIHMHVAEIPYENHFVMNTREAEHGTVTYLEKIQFLQNNLLAAHSVWVNDTEIGFLSKAGVKVSHCPAAAMRMLGFAPIKEMLGANICVSLGTDGAPSNNRMSIVDEMYLASLINKGREVYLKGTTDPMALPAETILEMATINGAKSVLWDDEIGSLEIGKKADVIVVNPFSWPMIPVHDSISSLVYCMRSENIDSVMCNGRWIMKDRKILSLDEGEVISMAKHASSQLLKKAGIQIPSRMNFI, from the exons ATGGTCGAAATTATAG GATTCATCAATACGCATGTTCACACCTCGCAACAACTTGCTAGAGGCATTGCGGATGACGTTGATTTGATCACTTGGTTACACGATCGCATTTGGCCTTACGAGTCCAACATGACCGAGGAAGACTCTTACGTCTCCACTTTACTCTGCGGAATCGAACTCATACACTCTGGT GTAACGTGCTTTGCTGAAGCAGGAGGACAACATGTGTCTGGAATGGCGAGGGCAGTGGAGCAGCTGGGCTTGCGTGCATGTTTAACTGAGTCAATTATGGATTCTGGCGAGGGTTTACCAGCATCTTGGGATATAAGGGCCACAGATGATTGTATTCAG TCTCAAAAGCAACTTTACAAGAAGCACCATAATACAGCAGATGGACGCATTCGGATATGGCTTGGAATAAGGCAAATTATGAATTCCACGGATCGTTTACTAACTGAAACAAGAGACGCGGCCAAAGAACTGAAAACTGGAATTCatatg CATGTTGCAGAGATACCTTATGAGAACCACTTTGTGATGAATACTCGAGAAGCTGAACATGGGACAGTTACATACCTGGAGAAAATACAATTCCTACAAAACAATTTGCTGGCAGCTCACAGTGTTTGGGTCAATGATACAGAG ATTGGTTTTCTTTCAAAAGCTGGAGTAAAAGTATCCCATTGTCCTGCTGCTGCAATGAGAATGCTGGGATTTGCACCCATAAAGGAAATGCTGGGTGCTAACATTTGTGTGTCCTTGGGAACTGATGGGGCACCATCCAATAATAGAATGAGCATTG TTGATGAGATGTACCTAGCTTCTCTGATCAACAAAGGACGAGAAGTTTATTTGAAGGGAACAACTGATCCTATGGCTCTTCCTGCTGAAACGATTCTCGAAATGGCAACAATAAATGGTGCCAAATCAGTATTATGGGACGATGAAATAGGCTCACTTGAAATTGGGAAAAAG GCTGATGTCATTGTAGTCAATCCTTTCTCTTGGCCTATGATTCCTGTGCATGACAG CATTTCCAGCCTCGTATATTGCATGCGAAGTGAAAACATTGACTCAGTTATGTGCAATGGTCGTTGGATAATGAAGGATCGTAAAATATTGAGCTTGGATGAG GGAGAAGTGATTTCAATGGCAAAGCATGCTTCTAGCCAACTTTTGAAGAAAGCAGGCATCCAGATTCCAAGCAGAATGAATTTCATTTAA
- the LOC131311239 gene encoding uncharacterized protein LOC131311239 isoform X1 — MEAENSSSRSVLVLHNGVIVTMDPQRRVFRNGAIVIDRDRITTLGQSCDILRDFSAVSHEIVDLHGHFLLPGFINTHVHTSQQLARGIADDVDLITWLHDRIWPYESNMTEEDSYVSTLLCGIELIHSGVTCFAEAGGQHVSGMARAVEQLGLRACLTESIMDSGEGLPASWDIRATDDCIQSQKQLYKKHHNTADGRIRIWLGIRQIMNSTDRLLTETRDAAKELKTGIHMHVAEIPYENHFVMNTREAEHGTVTYLEKIQFLQNNLLAAHSVWVNDTEIGFLSKAGVKVSHCPAAAMRMLGFAPIKEMLGANICVSLGTDGAPSNNRMSIVDEMYLASLINKGREVYLKGTTDPMALPAETILEMATINGAKSVLWDDEIGSLEIGKKADVIVVNPFSWPMIPVHDSISSLVYCMRSENIDSVMCNGRWIMKDRKILSLDEGEVISMAKHASSQLLKKAGIQIPSRMNFI, encoded by the exons ATGGAGGCGGagaacagcagcagcagatCAGTTCTCGTACTCCATAACGGCGTGATCGTGACAATGGACCCCCAGAGGCGTGTATTCCGCAACGGAGCAATCGTCATCGACCGCGATCGAATCACAACCCTTGGTCAGTCCTGCGACATCCTCCGTGATTTCTCTGCTGTTTCGCACGAAATCGTCGATCTTCACGGCCACTTCTTGCTCcccg GATTCATCAATACGCATGTTCACACCTCGCAACAACTTGCTAGAGGCATTGCGGATGACGTTGATTTGATCACTTGGTTACACGATCGCATTTGGCCTTACGAGTCCAACATGACCGAGGAAGACTCTTACGTCTCCACTTTACTCTGCGGAATCGAACTCATACACTCTGGT GTAACGTGCTTTGCTGAAGCAGGAGGACAACATGTGTCTGGAATGGCGAGGGCAGTGGAGCAGCTGGGCTTGCGTGCATGTTTAACTGAGTCAATTATGGATTCTGGCGAGGGTTTACCAGCATCTTGGGATATAAGGGCCACAGATGATTGTATTCAG TCTCAAAAGCAACTTTACAAGAAGCACCATAATACAGCAGATGGACGCATTCGGATATGGCTTGGAATAAGGCAAATTATGAATTCCACGGATCGTTTACTAACTGAAACAAGAGACGCGGCCAAAGAACTGAAAACTGGAATTCatatg CATGTTGCAGAGATACCTTATGAGAACCACTTTGTGATGAATACTCGAGAAGCTGAACATGGGACAGTTACATACCTGGAGAAAATACAATTCCTACAAAACAATTTGCTGGCAGCTCACAGTGTTTGGGTCAATGATACAGAG ATTGGTTTTCTTTCAAAAGCTGGAGTAAAAGTATCCCATTGTCCTGCTGCTGCAATGAGAATGCTGGGATTTGCACCCATAAAGGAAATGCTGGGTGCTAACATTTGTGTGTCCTTGGGAACTGATGGGGCACCATCCAATAATAGAATGAGCATTG TTGATGAGATGTACCTAGCTTCTCTGATCAACAAAGGACGAGAAGTTTATTTGAAGGGAACAACTGATCCTATGGCTCTTCCTGCTGAAACGATTCTCGAAATGGCAACAATAAATGGTGCCAAATCAGTATTATGGGACGATGAAATAGGCTCACTTGAAATTGGGAAAAAG GCTGATGTCATTGTAGTCAATCCTTTCTCTTGGCCTATGATTCCTGTGCATGACAG CATTTCCAGCCTCGTATATTGCATGCGAAGTGAAAACATTGACTCAGTTATGTGCAATGGTCGTTGGATAATGAAGGATCGTAAAATATTGAGCTTGGATGAG GGAGAAGTGATTTCAATGGCAAAGCATGCTTCTAGCCAACTTTTGAAGAAAGCAGGCATCCAGATTCCAAGCAGAATGAATTTCATTTAA
- the LOC131311307 gene encoding BAG family molecular chaperone regulator 6-like, whose translation METPFFRNFRGVPVEPAQRKPKVVSIPVHFVNSEKKPTTRSSSAVKIQKVFRGFLVRKSVNKIASIRREVEGIERRILRNDAVELIRRENKERLRLNETLMALLFKLDSVRGVDSGVRELRKAVIRKAIALQERVDAIAAGDKTLEESQDLVECQNVESEGNLVDRTPSLGVGEPDDNEEADVVNSRDLSRGTGDESGEVHCSDEEEAISETMDDRKMDIDLVDPSHAPGIEQSVENFGESDHSANQAPSLEVGETDGKEEADGLNDGDFTGKTVDESGEVHCPGEAEAIFETMDDFRSGVGSEAKEDEEGCIVKQVVEDQLPTSELVEEREETDSHASNGIVDKDSVRGEGDGRTRDTELLERMMEENKKMMSLMTQLYEKNEAQTRMLSSLSQRVEQLERALICERLRKKKKMHAAGTVDCSESIPDQKKCGKR comes from the exons ATGGAAACACCGTTCTTCAGAAACTTCAGGGGAGTACCGGTAGAACCGGCTCAGCGCAAGCCCAAGGTCGTCTCGATCCCGGTCCACTTCGTCAACTCGGAAAAGAAACCCACTACCAGATCCTCGTCCGCCGTCAAGATCCAGAAGGTCTTCAGGGGCTTCCTCGTCCGAAAGAGCGTGAACAAGATTGCCTCGATACGACGCGAAGTCGAGGGGATCGAACGGAGGATTTTGCGAAACGACGCCGTCGAGTTGATTCGGAGGGAGAACAAGGAGCGGTTGAGGTTGAATGAGACGTTAATGGCTTTGCTGTTCAAGTTGGATTCGGTTCGAGGTGTTGATAGCGGAGTTAGGGAGTTGAGGAAGGCGGTGATTAGGAAGGCGATCGCGTTGCAGGAGAGAGTTGACGCCATTGCCGCCGGAGATAAAACCCTGGAAGAAAGTCAAGATTTGGTTGAGTGTCAGAACGTGGAAAGTGAAG GTAATTTGGTGGATCGAACTCCTTCACTAGGAGTGGGAGAACCAGATGATAACGAAGAAGCTGATGTTGTAAATAGCCGTGATTTATCGAGGGGAACTGGTGATGAAAGCGGAGAGGTGCATTGTTCCGATGAAGAAGAGGCGATTTCCGAAACTATGGACGATCGGAAAATGGATATTGATTTGGTTGATCCTAGTCATGCACCTGGAATCGAACAGTCGGTTGAAAATTTTGGTGAATCTGATCATTCTGCGAATCAAGCGCCTTCACTTGAGGTTGGAGAAACAGATGGTAAAGAAGAAGCTGATGGATTAAATGACGGTGATTTCACGGGGAAAACGGTTGATGAAAGCGGAGAGGTTCATTGTCCTGGTGAAGCAGAGGCGATTTTCGAAACTATGGATGATTTTCGAAGCGGAGTGGGTTCCGAGGCGAAGGAGGATGAAGAAGGTTGTATAGTGAAGCAAGTTGTCGAAGATCAATTGCCGACAAGTGAACTTGTGGAAGAACGCGAGGAAACAGATTCTCATGCTTCTAATGGAATTGTTGATAAGGATAGCGTAAGGGGTGAGGGAGACGGTCGGACTCGCGACACGGAGCTTTTGGAGAGGATGATGGAGGAGAACAAGAAGATGATGAGTCTGATGACGCAGCTGTACGAGAAGAACGAGGCGCAGACTCGGATGCTGAGCTCGTTGAGTCAGCGAGTCGAACAATTGGAGAGGGCTTTGATTTGCGAGAggctgaggaagaagaagaagatgcatgCGGCTGGAACGGTGGATTGTTCGGAGTCGATCCCAGATCAAAAGAAATGCGGAAAGAGATGA
- the LOC131311239 gene encoding uncharacterized protein LOC131311239 isoform X2: protein MEAENSSSRSVLVLHNGVIVTMDPQRRVFRNGAIVIDRDRITTLGQSCDILRDFSAVSHEIVDLHGHFLLPGFINTHVHTSQQLARGIADDVDLITWLHDRIWPYESNMTEEDSYVSTLLCGIELIHSGVTCFAEAGGQHVSGMARAVEQLGLRACLTESIMDSGEGLPASWDIRATDDCIQSQKQLYKKHHNTADGRIRIWLGIRQIMNSTDRLLTETRDAAKELKTGIHMHVAEIPYENHFVMNTREAEHGTVTYLEKIQFLQNNLLAAHSVWVNDTEIGFLSKAGVKVSHCPAAAMRMLGFAPIKEMLGANICVSLGTDGAPSNNRMSIVDEMYLASLINKGREVYLKGTTDPMALPAETILEMATINGAKSVLWDDEIGSLEIGKKADVIVVNPFSWPMIPVHDRYESVLEMLCTFPASYIACEVKTLTQLCAMVVG, encoded by the exons ATGGAGGCGGagaacagcagcagcagatCAGTTCTCGTACTCCATAACGGCGTGATCGTGACAATGGACCCCCAGAGGCGTGTATTCCGCAACGGAGCAATCGTCATCGACCGCGATCGAATCACAACCCTTGGTCAGTCCTGCGACATCCTCCGTGATTTCTCTGCTGTTTCGCACGAAATCGTCGATCTTCACGGCCACTTCTTGCTCcccg GATTCATCAATACGCATGTTCACACCTCGCAACAACTTGCTAGAGGCATTGCGGATGACGTTGATTTGATCACTTGGTTACACGATCGCATTTGGCCTTACGAGTCCAACATGACCGAGGAAGACTCTTACGTCTCCACTTTACTCTGCGGAATCGAACTCATACACTCTGGT GTAACGTGCTTTGCTGAAGCAGGAGGACAACATGTGTCTGGAATGGCGAGGGCAGTGGAGCAGCTGGGCTTGCGTGCATGTTTAACTGAGTCAATTATGGATTCTGGCGAGGGTTTACCAGCATCTTGGGATATAAGGGCCACAGATGATTGTATTCAG TCTCAAAAGCAACTTTACAAGAAGCACCATAATACAGCAGATGGACGCATTCGGATATGGCTTGGAATAAGGCAAATTATGAATTCCACGGATCGTTTACTAACTGAAACAAGAGACGCGGCCAAAGAACTGAAAACTGGAATTCatatg CATGTTGCAGAGATACCTTATGAGAACCACTTTGTGATGAATACTCGAGAAGCTGAACATGGGACAGTTACATACCTGGAGAAAATACAATTCCTACAAAACAATTTGCTGGCAGCTCACAGTGTTTGGGTCAATGATACAGAG ATTGGTTTTCTTTCAAAAGCTGGAGTAAAAGTATCCCATTGTCCTGCTGCTGCAATGAGAATGCTGGGATTTGCACCCATAAAGGAAATGCTGGGTGCTAACATTTGTGTGTCCTTGGGAACTGATGGGGCACCATCCAATAATAGAATGAGCATTG TTGATGAGATGTACCTAGCTTCTCTGATCAACAAAGGACGAGAAGTTTATTTGAAGGGAACAACTGATCCTATGGCTCTTCCTGCTGAAACGATTCTCGAAATGGCAACAATAAATGGTGCCAAATCAGTATTATGGGACGATGAAATAGGCTCACTTGAAATTGGGAAAAAG GCTGATGTCATTGTAGTCAATCCTTTCTCTTGGCCTATGATTCCTGTGCATGACAGGTACGAGTCTGTCCTTGAGATGTTATGCA CATTTCCAGCCTCGTATATTGCATGCGAAGTGAAAACATTGACTCAGTTATGTGCAATGGTCGTTGGATAA